AAAAGGAGTACCCGATAGGGTACTCACTATTATTGGACATACTCAATTAAGCAAAGAGGACAGCCATCACCCTGACGATTCTCCTTACGGATGATCCGGGTATAGCCACCTTGTCGCGAAACAAAGCGAGTTGAAAGTTCATCGAAAAGCTTCCCCATGACCTTACGGTCTGTGTTGTAAGAAGAGGTGTTTCCCTTCTTTACATCACGTCTATCTTTAGAAGAAAGTGGGTTAAAACTAATCATCATCTTTGCAAGCGCTGCTCTGCGAGAAGCAAGGGTATTCTTCTTCGCTAAAGTAATTAGGCGATCCGCGTGTCGACGAAGTTCCTTTGCTTTAGGAACAGTTGTCTCGATGCGCTCGTGTTCTACTAGGGCTTTCAGCATATTCGCCATCATGCAACGACGATGAGGAGCATTGCGATTGAGTTTTACTGTGCGTTTCTGGTGTCTCATGTTGATTCCTGTCCTGATTTTTCTTGCAAATACTCGTCAATGATCTGTCTCACGTTGTCACGGGTGATGCCATAACGTGCAAGATCCATACCAAGGTGAAGTCCCATATCTTCGAGTTTAGCTTTAATCTCGT
The window above is part of the Candidatus Neptunochlamydia sp. REUL1 genome. Proteins encoded here:
- the rplQ gene encoding 50S ribosomal protein L17; the encoded protein is MRHQKRTVKLNRNAPHRRCMMANMLKALVEHERIETTVPKAKELRRHADRLITLAKKNTLASRRAALAKMMISFNPLSSKDRRDVKKGNTSSYNTDRKVMGKLFDELSTRFVSRQGGYTRIIRKENRQGDGCPLCLIEYVQ